The following DNA comes from Ammospiza caudacuta isolate bAmmCau1 chromosome 7, bAmmCau1.pri, whole genome shotgun sequence.
actggggatggatcagcccctgctctgctgctccttcccaacTGCCCCAGGGCttttgcagagccccagccatgctgtttgctcccagcctgcccacggccagcctggggatgctcacagggcttttctgtgctgagcattggcctgggcgtgttcttgagagagcctgggcaaggagcctggagcccccaggccctggcctgaggcatcagcgctgccccagcagtgcccatagcctgtccctgctgcagccccggcactgccacccccagggctgtgcccggccccgagagcactcaggccctacagcaacaccagggccaccagggcagcggggcagggccacggcagcagcactggcaacaccaagttGGCACAAACAAGGACATCACTttgtagaaaatatttaaaatttaaagcaaaGATAAAGAACTTCCAAAATGAGACTTACATGAAGTATTGAAGATTGcttttattacaagtgatttgCAGAAACTGGCCAGCAGTTTAGTGTTTCTgaaaccatccagtcatcagtctccacactgcagccttgagctcctggttcctcaggctgtagatgaggggattcagggctggaggcaccaccgagtacagaacgGACAGTGCCAGATCAAGGaatggggaggagatggaggagggcttcaggtaggcaaatgtgccagtgctgaggaacagggagaccacggccaggtgagggaggcaggtggaaaaggctttgtgccgtccctgctcagaagggatcctcagcacagccctgaagatctgcacataggagaaaacaatgaacacaaaacaacacaaacctAAAGATGCACCAACCACAATGAGCCCAAGTTCCCTGAGATAagatttggagcaggagagcttgaggatctgggggatttcacagaagaactggcccagggcattgccatggcacaggggcagggaaaatgtattggctgtgttcagcagagcattgagaaaggcactggcccaggcagctgctgctgtgtgggcacaagctctgctgcccaggagagtcccgtagtgcaggggtttgcagatggacacgtagcggtcgtagcacatgatggtcaggaggtAAACCTCTAATGacatgaaaaacacaaaaaaaaagagttgtgcagcacatcctgagtaggagatgtctctggtgtcccagagggaattgtgcatggctttggggacagtggtgcagacggagcccaggtcgctgagggccaggttgagcaggaagaagaacatgggcgtgtgcaggtggttgCTGCAGGCTACGacgctgatgatgaggccgttgcccaggagggcagccagggagatgcccagaaggaggcagaagtgcaggatctgcagctgccgcgtgtctgccaacgccagcaggaggaagtgccagatggagctgctgttggacatttgctgtctctggccattggaagctgttcaTGGAGAAAAGTCAGTGAACGGTTAGGAGAAACTTCCAGCAAAATCAAAGCTTTTTCCCACAGACCCTTCTCCTCTAACACTCTGACACCCTTTATAATTTCCAGCAGATTTTCCTTCAGCTCCAAGTGTGGAGCCCTGGCTTCTGCTTCCTGACTGGGACTTCGGGTTCAGGGTAGGTACACACAGAGGATTTTACAGTTcagccttgctgtgcagacataggagagggacagggagctgtcCTCGTGTTCCTCTTTGAATCTCTGTTAACACAGAAGGCCCTGTCAGCATCTGCCCTCCCACTGACACAGAACAGGAATGGTAAAGTCTGTTTAAATGTACTAGTGTTATTTACAGCTTTTCTTCATCTCCCCTGCTGATTATTTTTGTATGTCAGAAACTCTCTGCATTTCTGCTACCCTCAGGGAGAACCGTGAGTTCTCTGAGGCAAGGTGGTGagtggagagggagggaaggaggtcTGTCACCCTGTCCTGTTCCAGGATTCTCTGGGCTTTCACCTTTCCCAGACAGAGGATGATCACCCTCCCATGTTTCCTTTAAAAGCCATCCTGACATTGCTGAATGCAGATGGATCCCCACAGTCCACCAAATGTCCATCCCCTTCTCAAGGTCTCAGCCCCACATTTGTacccagggacagacagagctcATTTCACCAACCCAAAAGCATTCTCTCATCATAGACCTTCTGTGTCTCACCGTGGGGCTTTTAGATAACACAGAGATGCTACAGGACAGGTTTGTATCCTGGAGGGAAGCTCAAAGCTTGGACTGAAATCTCAGGGATATTCCAGGTGTCCTTATGATGGCATTGGATtgagggagatgcagctccttctctggctgcactgacagcattgcccagagccgGGCACTGGGGCCAGCatcaccctgagccagctgtgccccctgccagagcccccagggccgggcagctgctcccagccctgtgctctgcagagggaactgggcccggggctgcagagctgccccacggctctgctgcagctctgcctgcacaggaggggctgcacaccttggagccccggccctgagggcagaggcttggctgggggcacaggagggagggggcttgttcagagggaggggctgcactggaggggatCCTGTGGGCATCTCtaaactctccctgccacagcattgctgggttttgttttctctcactGCCCaatcttctctctgcttcctggagATTTCCCTCCTTCAggtgtttccctgtgcctgatctctccctgccagcactcacagaccccaaatctctgtgccCTCTCCTTGGCCCTACAGAACCCTGCCTGTTTCATGGCCATGGCTGGGGCAGGTTCTGTCTGCAGCTTGGAGAAAggacagctcagactgagccTCATGGGCCCAGCAAAGATGATGCtggtgctgtccatgggcagagAGGCTGCAAGGACAATAGGGATCTCCTGCGAATCTACGGAACACTAAAATAACAGTTCCAATGTCTCAGgaacttttaaaatgtcataaATAATATTCATACCaatctttatttttcatccCCCCACTCCCTGCCATTCTCCAATATTAGGAAACGGAATACAAAGTCTTTGGAAATGTcctaatttttaatgaaatccttgtattggaaatattttatgaCTGAACAGCATTCCTCAGCATGTCAAA
Coding sequences within:
- the LOC131559609 gene encoding olfactory receptor 14A16-like, producing GNGLIISVVACSNHLHTPMFFFLLNLALSDLGSVCTTVPKAMHNSLWDTRDISYSGCAAQLFFFVFFMSLEVYLLTIMCYDRYVSICKPLHYGTLLGSRACAHTAAAAWASAFLNALLNTANTFSLPLCHGNALGQFFCEIPQILKLSCSKSYLRELGLIVVGASLGLCCFVFIVFSYVQIFRAVLRIPSEQGRHKAFSTCLPHLAVVSLFLSTGTFAYLKPSSISSPFLDLALSVLYSVVPPALNPLI